A stretch of Myxococcus hansupus DNA encodes these proteins:
- a CDS encoding prepilin peptidase has product MEGFFAAWLFVTGLVVGSFLNVVIARVPEGLSIVRPRSRCPKCGHVIAWYENIPVVSWLALRARCSGCGTPISARYPMVEVLTGLLYFACLRRFGWTYELVPALVLVTLLVPLTFIDLDHWILPFSLTLPGIAAGVLLAIPRGGDALLAAVIGAAGGFLAFRLMEYVGWKVFKKEALGAGDKYLVAMLGAFLSWHALLGILFLASLQGAVVGSLMLALTGRAGPASDAPGDSETPEPTDVAVDPEPTMTWDFTRSGLPLWKRLLLFPVCLLFQPIPDAPLDEEGEEEEWVPGPTNIPFGPWLALAGLEVMLLGPWLGSVLPSNMALLLGAG; this is encoded by the coding sequence GTGGAAGGCTTCTTCGCTGCCTGGCTGTTCGTCACAGGCTTGGTGGTGGGTAGTTTCCTCAACGTCGTCATCGCTCGCGTCCCTGAGGGACTGAGCATCGTTCGTCCCCGCTCGCGTTGCCCGAAGTGTGGGCACGTCATTGCCTGGTACGAGAACATCCCCGTCGTGTCGTGGTTGGCGCTCCGTGCCCGGTGTAGCGGTTGCGGTACGCCCATCTCCGCGCGCTACCCGATGGTGGAAGTTCTCACTGGGTTGCTCTACTTCGCGTGCCTGCGCCGCTTCGGGTGGACCTACGAGCTGGTTCCCGCGCTGGTGCTCGTCACCTTGTTGGTGCCGCTCACCTTCATCGACCTGGACCACTGGATTCTGCCCTTCTCGCTGACGCTGCCGGGCATCGCCGCGGGCGTGTTGCTCGCGATACCTCGCGGGGGAGATGCGTTGCTGGCCGCGGTGATTGGCGCGGCGGGAGGCTTCCTGGCGTTTCGGCTGATGGAGTACGTGGGCTGGAAGGTCTTCAAGAAAGAGGCGCTCGGAGCAGGGGACAAGTACCTCGTCGCGATGCTCGGGGCGTTTCTCTCCTGGCATGCGCTGCTCGGCATCCTCTTTCTCGCCTCGCTCCAAGGCGCGGTCGTTGGCAGCCTGATGCTGGCGCTGACGGGGCGTGCTGGCCCTGCGAGTGATGCGCCCGGCGATTCGGAGACGCCGGAACCCACGGATGTCGCGGTGGATCCCGAGCCCACGATGACCTGGGACTTCACCAGGTCGGGGCTCCCGCTGTGGAAGCGGCTGCTGCTCTTCCCGGTGTGTTTGTTGTTTCAGCCCATCCCCGACGCGCCTCTGGATGAGGAGGGCGAGGAAGAAGAGTGGGTGCCGGGGCCCACCAACATTCCCTTCGGTCCCTGGCTTGCCCTGGCCGGCCTGGAGGTCATGCTGCTCGGTCCCTGGTTGGGGTCGGTGCTGCCGTCCAACATGGCATTGTTGTTGGGCGCTGGGTGA
- a CDS encoding tetratricopeptide repeat protein, with product MLPRLEVVRAIGAPIHHLVTDYYWIQTIQAVGKAKTPAEHRDIFDYANMVTDLDPKFRQVYVFAGVSIAYPLGGRWLNGEESTRLLEKGLEHFPDYVYLRIMLAYNLSTFHRQYERAAKIVEEASRMPDAPPYLAGLATRLHAQAGNFDAGLDFARSLAESAEEPETRELFERRVKEIELERELSHVDAAVQRYQQRVGSLPPGVDALVRAGDLPHMPEDPLGGDIELDATGRSYSTAQEKRLTDFARANMEASP from the coding sequence TTGCTTCCTCGGCTCGAGGTGGTGCGCGCCATTGGGGCGCCCATTCATCACCTCGTCACCGACTATTACTGGATCCAGACCATCCAGGCCGTGGGCAAGGCGAAGACGCCCGCCGAGCACCGGGACATCTTCGACTACGCGAACATGGTGACGGACCTCGACCCGAAGTTCCGGCAGGTCTACGTCTTCGCGGGGGTCTCCATCGCATACCCCTTAGGGGGGCGGTGGCTTAATGGGGAGGAGTCCACACGGCTTCTCGAGAAGGGCCTCGAGCACTTTCCGGACTACGTCTACCTGCGCATCATGCTGGCCTACAATCTCAGCACCTTTCATCGGCAATACGAACGGGCGGCGAAGATCGTGGAAGAGGCCTCCAGGATGCCGGATGCGCCGCCGTATCTGGCGGGACTGGCGACCCGGCTCCATGCCCAGGCAGGCAACTTCGACGCAGGGCTGGACTTCGCGCGCTCCCTGGCTGAATCCGCGGAGGAGCCAGAGACCCGGGAGCTGTTCGAGCGTCGGGTGAAGGAGATCGAACTGGAGCGCGAGCTGAGTCACGTCGACGCCGCGGTCCAGCGATACCAGCAGCGCGTGGGCAGTCTGCCTCCAGGCGTGGATGCGCTGGTGCGCGCTGGGGATTTGCCCCACATGCCTGAGGATCCACTGGGCGGCGACATCGAACTGGATGCGACGGGCCGAAGCTACTCGACTGCCCAGGAAAAGCGACTGACCGACTTCGCACGCGCGAACATGGAGGCATCACCGTGA
- a CDS encoding prepilin-type N-terminal cleavage/methylation domain-containing protein, producing MRVSRFNPRNRGFTLIELMIVVAIIGILAAIAIPNFIKFQARSKQGEAKANLKGLFTSQKSYFQEKDRYSGLSGAIGFAPERGNRYAYVISAEVPDGSGAVAQDRSLALIPAGANHIINVDTFKYRYMPDGTTDTLPNPAMTVLGGVPNNGNAGTYRENLNGVDVSHFLHTAVGNIDNDVTDGTGYDQWFISSQSVGPVTPSACNAFQPDELNAAEGVPYNMNNDVECQ from the coding sequence ATGCGCGTCTCCCGCTTCAACCCCCGGAACCGTGGTTTTACCCTGATCGAGCTGATGATCGTCGTTGCCATCATCGGCATCCTGGCGGCCATCGCCATCCCGAACTTCATCAAGTTCCAGGCGCGCTCCAAGCAGGGCGAGGCGAAGGCGAACCTCAAGGGCCTGTTCACCTCCCAGAAGTCCTATTTCCAGGAGAAGGACCGCTACTCCGGTCTCTCTGGCGCCATCGGCTTCGCGCCCGAGCGTGGCAACCGCTACGCCTACGTCATCTCCGCAGAAGTGCCGGATGGTTCGGGCGCCGTGGCTCAGGATCGCAGCCTCGCGCTCATTCCTGCTGGGGCCAACCACATCATCAACGTCGATACCTTCAAGTATCGCTACATGCCGGATGGCACGACCGACACCCTTCCCAACCCCGCGATGACGGTGCTGGGCGGCGTGCCGAACAACGGCAACGCCGGTACCTACCGCGAGAACCTGAACGGCGTTGACGTGTCGCACTTCCTGCACACGGCCGTGGGCAACATCGACAATGACGTGACGGATGGCACGGGCTACGACCAGTGGTTCATCTCGTCCCAGTCCGTGGGGCCGGTGACGCCGTCTGCCTGCAACGCTTTCCAGCCGGACGAGCTGAACGCCGCGGAAGGCGTTCCCTACAACATGAACAACGACGTGGAGTGCCAGTAG
- a CDS encoding ABC transporter permease, producing MIRELGALTLNGFREARRNRVSVVVAVFTLGLLLSSTLVTDVTVYTFQRVMSDVGLGAMCLTLVLLAIFLSSGLLSREIERRTIFLVVSKPVSRALFIVGRLAGNMLTLAVLLLMMSAVFFSQVALYGLPVTPPQLVAAGMLWVELLVISAVGFAMSSFASQLVSAVVTTGVYFAGHLSADIYTLAGRSSSVVIQWLGKGIYYLLPNLARLNFRPQASYELMTPAVDIAKSAAYGVGYAGVMVALAVFIFSRRDFK from the coding sequence ATGATTCGCGAATTGGGTGCACTCACGCTCAATGGTTTTCGTGAGGCCCGGCGCAATCGCGTCAGTGTCGTCGTCGCGGTGTTCACCCTGGGGTTGTTGCTGTCCTCCACGCTCGTCACCGATGTGACGGTCTACACGTTCCAGCGAGTCATGTCGGACGTGGGGCTGGGGGCGATGTGCCTCACCCTGGTGCTCCTGGCCATCTTCTTGTCCAGTGGCCTGCTCAGCAGGGAAATTGAGCGGCGAACCATCTTCCTCGTGGTGTCGAAGCCGGTGTCTCGCGCGCTGTTCATCGTCGGGAGATTGGCGGGGAACATGCTGACGCTCGCGGTGCTGCTGCTGATGATGTCCGCGGTATTCTTCTCGCAGGTGGCGCTCTACGGCCTGCCCGTCACGCCGCCGCAGCTCGTCGCGGCAGGCATGCTCTGGGTGGAGTTGCTCGTCATCTCCGCCGTGGGCTTCGCCATGTCGAGCTTCGCCAGCCAGTTGGTGTCCGCGGTGGTGACGACGGGCGTCTACTTCGCGGGCCACCTGTCGGCGGACATCTACACCCTGGCGGGGCGCTCGAGTTCCGTGGTCATCCAATGGCTCGGGAAGGGCATCTACTACCTGCTGCCCAACCTGGCCCGGCTCAACTTCCGCCCCCAAGCTTCCTATGAGCTGATGACACCGGCCGTGGACATCGCGAAGTCGGCGGCCTATGGAGTCGGCTATGCCGGGGTGATGGTGGCGCTCGCCGTCTTCATCTTCAGCCGACGCGACTTCAAGTAG
- a CDS encoding sensor histidine kinase — translation MKWRIASVAFLLGSLSTGLTWLSVQPVLIQLLDVVRRLAPAASPEAETLAKVRALLPLALGLDLVALTVLAYVVLDFTVGRPLRRTEAVVEQFGRLELDAQLVPTEGGPLLTRMQSALRRMAEALRAEQGLTRSQMASLREANARLARVQTELVASERLAMVGRLAAGVAHEVGNPLSGILGYLSLARGKATTPELKDYLDRTEFEVQRIDRIIRGLLDLGRPTTPALEPVEVGAVVETCVRLVRASPELAHVTVTVELEPGVVARADAGPLSQIVINLLLNAAQAMEGKGQVRVSVLTVEGEVQVQVHDAGPGIPSDIMPRLFEPFFTTKGRDGTGLGLAVSQRLAQVIGGRLTAENPPTGGARFTVHLPST, via the coding sequence GTGAAGTGGCGCATCGCCAGCGTGGCGTTCTTGTTGGGCTCGCTATCGACGGGGCTCACCTGGCTGTCGGTTCAGCCCGTGCTCATCCAGCTTCTGGACGTGGTTCGTCGGCTCGCGCCCGCGGCAAGCCCTGAAGCGGAGACCCTCGCGAAGGTGCGGGCGTTGCTGCCCCTGGCGCTCGGGTTGGACCTGGTGGCGCTCACGGTGCTGGCCTACGTCGTCTTGGACTTCACGGTGGGACGACCGTTGCGCCGTACCGAGGCCGTGGTGGAGCAGTTCGGCCGGCTGGAGTTGGACGCCCAGTTGGTGCCCACGGAAGGGGGGCCGCTGTTGACCCGCATGCAGAGCGCGTTGCGCCGCATGGCGGAGGCGCTTCGCGCGGAGCAGGGGCTCACCCGCTCTCAGATGGCGTCCCTTCGTGAGGCCAACGCTCGGCTGGCTCGCGTCCAAACGGAACTGGTGGCTTCAGAGCGGCTGGCCATGGTCGGCAGGTTGGCGGCGGGTGTGGCGCATGAGGTGGGCAATCCCCTGTCTGGCATCCTCGGATACCTGTCGCTGGCTCGGGGCAAGGCGACCACGCCCGAGCTCAAGGACTACCTGGACCGCACCGAGTTCGAGGTACAGCGAATCGACCGTATCATCAGGGGGCTCCTGGACCTGGGCCGTCCCACTACGCCCGCGCTGGAGCCTGTGGAGGTGGGGGCGGTGGTGGAGACGTGCGTCCGGCTGGTGCGGGCCTCGCCAGAGTTGGCCCATGTGACGGTGACCGTGGAGCTCGAGCCTGGGGTGGTGGCGCGGGCAGACGCGGGGCCACTGTCTCAAATCGTCATCAACCTGTTGCTCAACGCCGCCCAGGCCATGGAGGGCAAGGGGCAGGTGCGTGTGTCCGTCCTGACTGTGGAGGGCGAGGTCCAGGTCCAGGTCCACGACGCGGGGCCTGGCATTCCCTCCGATATCATGCCGCGCTTGTTCGAGCCGTTCTTCACCACGAAAGGGCGGGATGGAACGGGGCTGGGGCTGGCGGTGTCCCAGCGCCTGGCCCAGGTCATTGGGGGGCGACTGACAGCGGAGAACCCTCCTACGGGCGGTGCTCGATTTACCGTCCACCTGCCGTCCACATGA
- a CDS encoding sigma-54-dependent transcriptional regulator gives MHILVVDDEPSMRDVLEILFTRAGFEVTCAGSVKDATTALGGVSFDLVLTDMKLGSGSGMEVLRAARALKEPPEVIVITAFGTAASAVEAMREGAYHYICKPFDNEELRLLVQKALEKKLLRQENRSLRAQLAPGAGMLAVGRSPRMEAIMGLVEKVAATRTTVLIYGESGTGKELIARALHLKSPRAGHPFLPVNCAALSEGVLESELFGHVKGSFTGATSDRLGLLAAAGEGTVLLDEIGEVPPAMQVKLLRVLQERKVKPVGSSQEVPFQARLVAATNRNLDAEVKAGRFREDLLYRLNVITLELPPLRERAEDIPLLASHFLARLVEEVGRPGLHFTQEALKVLAGYAWPGNVRQLQNIIERAVTLSEGDALGPETLPATLRGEPAIPTGDVQVPVGFSLERFLDDSERRYLLAALKRTDGVKTRAAELLGLSFRSFRYRLAKHGLVDELEDPRQS, from the coding sequence ATGCATATTCTGGTGGTGGACGACGAGCCGTCGATGCGTGACGTGCTCGAGATTCTCTTCACCCGTGCTGGGTTCGAGGTCACCTGCGCGGGGAGCGTCAAGGACGCCACGACGGCACTCGGGGGCGTTTCCTTCGACCTGGTGCTGACGGATATGAAGCTGGGCAGCGGGAGCGGCATGGAAGTGCTGCGCGCCGCGAGAGCGCTCAAGGAGCCACCTGAAGTCATCGTCATCACCGCTTTCGGCACGGCTGCGTCGGCGGTGGAGGCGATGCGCGAGGGCGCGTACCACTACATCTGCAAACCCTTCGACAACGAAGAGTTGCGGCTCCTGGTCCAGAAGGCTTTGGAGAAGAAGCTGTTGCGTCAGGAGAACCGCTCTCTTCGTGCGCAGCTCGCACCAGGCGCTGGGATGCTTGCCGTGGGGCGCAGTCCTCGCATGGAGGCCATCATGGGCCTCGTGGAGAAGGTGGCCGCCACGCGCACCACCGTGCTCATCTACGGAGAAAGTGGAACGGGGAAGGAGCTGATCGCTCGTGCCCTGCACTTGAAGAGCCCGCGTGCCGGGCACCCGTTTCTTCCCGTGAATTGCGCCGCGTTGTCGGAAGGCGTCTTGGAGAGTGAACTCTTCGGACACGTGAAGGGGTCCTTCACGGGCGCAACCAGCGACAGGTTGGGGCTGCTTGCCGCGGCGGGGGAGGGCACGGTCCTCCTGGACGAAATCGGAGAGGTGCCCCCCGCAATGCAGGTGAAGCTCCTGCGCGTGCTCCAAGAGCGAAAGGTCAAGCCGGTGGGGAGCAGCCAGGAGGTGCCCTTCCAGGCCCGACTCGTCGCTGCCACGAACCGCAATCTGGATGCGGAGGTGAAGGCGGGCCGCTTCCGCGAGGACCTGTTGTATCGGCTCAATGTCATCACACTGGAGTTGCCGCCGCTCCGTGAGCGCGCCGAGGACATTCCGCTGCTGGCTTCGCACTTCCTGGCCCGGCTCGTCGAGGAAGTGGGGAGGCCTGGACTGCACTTCACTCAGGAGGCACTCAAGGTGCTCGCGGGCTACGCATGGCCCGGCAACGTACGTCAGCTCCAGAACATCATCGAGCGGGCGGTGACGCTCTCGGAGGGAGACGCGCTCGGGCCAGAAACGTTGCCCGCCACGCTTCGAGGTGAGCCCGCCATCCCGACGGGGGATGTGCAGGTTCCCGTCGGTTTCAGTTTGGAGCGCTTCCTGGATGACAGTGAGCGCCGCTATCTCCTGGCGGCGCTCAAGCGCACGGATGGCGTGAAGACTCGCGCCGCGGAGCTGCTCGGGCTCTCTTTCCGTTCCTTCCGGTACCGCCTCGCGAAGCATGGCCTGGTCGATGAACTGGAAGACCCGAGGCAGTCCTGA
- a CDS encoding sigma-54-dependent transcriptional regulator codes for MPLFRTILVADDEPSIRHILTLVLTDRGYDVRAVSDGDEALRELAARDYDVLLCDVRMPKKQGLVVLREALAAHPGLTVVVMSAYGSQEQALEAVAGGAFDYVQKPFKPDEIVFVLRKAEERERLLRENRRLKEASLPSAPEGHILGSSPSLQAVLRQVSRLAPVDTTVLISGESGTGKELIARELHSRSPRAAMPFVAVNCGAFPSGLIESELFGHAKGAFTDARTAKRGLFAEADGGTLFLDEVGELPLAAQVKLLRVLQEGEIRPVGENRVEKVDVRVVAATLRDLGRLVEKGEFREDLYYRLNVVNLRVPPLRERSDDVPLLARTFISRFNRQLNRDPPIQGLAPEAESLLTAYAWPGNVRELENAMERAVLLADGPQILPSNLPDRLWAARPPGPVGGPARVALQDGGDLSLKRAIREMEESYIRAALRKTKGNRTRAAELLDISHRALLYKIKEFGIDPDAEAEQG; via the coding sequence ATGCCCCTGTTCCGTACGATTCTCGTCGCCGACGACGAGCCCTCCATTCGCCACATCCTCACGCTGGTGCTCACCGACCGCGGCTATGACGTGCGCGCGGTGTCGGACGGGGACGAGGCACTGCGGGAGCTGGCCGCACGGGACTATGACGTCCTTCTCTGCGACGTCCGCATGCCGAAGAAGCAGGGCCTTGTCGTCTTGCGCGAGGCGCTGGCAGCGCATCCAGGGCTCACCGTGGTCGTGATGAGCGCCTACGGTTCACAAGAGCAGGCCCTGGAGGCTGTCGCCGGTGGCGCCTTCGATTACGTCCAGAAGCCCTTCAAACCGGACGAAATCGTCTTCGTGCTCCGCAAGGCGGAGGAGCGCGAGCGACTTCTCCGGGAGAACCGCAGGCTGAAGGAGGCCAGCCTTCCTTCCGCGCCGGAAGGCCACATCCTGGGGTCCAGTCCCTCGCTTCAGGCCGTGCTCCGGCAGGTGTCACGCCTGGCCCCGGTGGACACCACCGTGCTCATCAGCGGTGAGAGTGGCACCGGCAAGGAGCTCATCGCACGCGAACTCCATTCGCGCAGCCCTCGGGCCGCGATGCCCTTCGTGGCCGTCAATTGCGGCGCTTTCCCCTCGGGCCTCATCGAGAGCGAACTGTTCGGCCACGCCAAGGGCGCATTCACGGATGCGCGCACCGCCAAGCGGGGGCTCTTCGCGGAAGCGGACGGGGGCACGCTCTTCCTGGACGAAGTGGGGGAGTTGCCGCTCGCGGCCCAGGTGAAGCTGCTGCGCGTGCTTCAAGAGGGGGAGATTCGGCCGGTGGGAGAGAACCGGGTCGAGAAGGTGGACGTGCGCGTGGTCGCGGCCACCTTGCGGGATCTTGGGCGATTGGTGGAGAAGGGTGAGTTCCGGGAGGACCTCTACTATCGCCTCAATGTGGTGAATTTGCGGGTGCCCCCCTTGCGTGAGCGGAGTGATGACGTCCCCCTCCTTGCCCGCACCTTCATCAGCCGCTTCAACCGGCAACTCAACCGCGACCCGCCGATTCAGGGGCTCGCTCCGGAAGCGGAGTCACTCCTGACTGCCTACGCGTGGCCTGGCAACGTGCGGGAGCTTGAGAACGCGATGGAGCGGGCGGTGCTGCTGGCGGATGGCCCGCAGATTCTCCCGTCCAACCTGCCCGATCGGCTGTGGGCCGCGCGCCCACCCGGACCCGTGGGAGGGCCGGCTCGAGTGGCGCTACAGGATGGTGGGGACCTGTCGCTCAAGCGGGCCATCCGGGAGATGGAGGAGTCCTACATCCGGGCGGCCCTGCGAAAGACGAAGGGGAACCGCACCCGGGCGGCGGAGTTGCTGGACATCAGCCACAGGGCGCTCCTCTACAAGATCAAGGAGTTCGGCATCGACCCGGACGCCGAGGCGGAGCAGGGCTGA
- a CDS encoding two-component system sensor histidine kinase NtrB, whose translation MGASSGSPEETLRRRLTWLIAFRIVATSLSLVAVALRLVSQGRAEPVLGDWIAFAIIGGVYLLSLVTAVVVRRGRLLAPAVVLQVLGDLVIATVLVVLTGGGGSPFTFTYSLAVISGAILMERRGALLLAAAGSVLFAGVVLGVYERISGIPFTARNVPFLLVSHVLALFLVAVLAGYLSRQLSAAGGALTARERDLHRLETLQAQILDCMPSGLVTCDAAGQVTFVNRAARAILGVEALPGNPLERLLPGALNLGRRASRRELTVRTSAGERILGLSTTPLVEDNEGALLIVFQDLTEFRRMEEGLRRADRLAALGTMSAQLAHEIRNPLAAMRGSAQLLGQDGGADASRVKLTGVLMREADRLSRLVEDFLRFARPPTPVRRAVRLDLLVTETMEMLRSDPMARDVRLEVHQGDGPLSAQLDADQLQQVLLNLARNALQATGARGHVRVELGREGGQVRLTVWNAGPPIPRADLPRLFEPFFTTREGGTGLGLASAHSIVRGHGGDIDVHSEEGEGTQFSVVLPLVDVVGERTLAEAPSSSTDQHDVSVDTKAQAPKLPRSSVH comes from the coding sequence GTGGGGGCGTCCTCGGGTTCGCCGGAGGAGACGCTTCGTCGCAGGCTGACGTGGCTCATCGCGTTTCGCATCGTGGCCACCAGCCTGTCGCTGGTGGCTGTCGCGTTGCGGCTGGTTTCACAAGGGCGCGCGGAACCGGTCCTCGGGGACTGGATTGCCTTCGCCATCATTGGCGGCGTGTACCTGCTCTCCCTCGTGACCGCGGTGGTCGTGCGGAGGGGGCGGTTGCTCGCACCCGCCGTGGTGCTTCAGGTCCTGGGGGACCTGGTGATCGCGACCGTCCTGGTGGTCCTCACCGGCGGCGGTGGCTCTCCCTTCACGTTCACCTATTCGCTGGCGGTCATCAGCGGCGCCATCCTCATGGAGCGTCGCGGCGCGCTGCTGTTGGCGGCGGCGGGGTCGGTCCTCTTCGCGGGCGTGGTTCTGGGCGTGTACGAGCGGATTTCGGGCATCCCATTTACCGCCCGCAACGTGCCGTTCCTGCTCGTCTCTCACGTGCTCGCGTTGTTCCTGGTCGCCGTGCTCGCGGGGTACCTCAGCCGGCAATTGTCGGCCGCGGGTGGCGCACTGACCGCGAGGGAGCGGGACCTTCACCGGCTGGAGACACTGCAGGCGCAGATTCTCGACTGCATGCCGTCCGGGTTGGTGACCTGTGACGCAGCGGGGCAGGTCACCTTCGTGAATCGGGCCGCCCGCGCGATTCTTGGGGTCGAGGCGCTACCTGGGAATCCTCTTGAACGTCTGTTGCCAGGGGCGCTCAACCTGGGACGCCGTGCCTCCCGGCGCGAGCTGACCGTCCGTACGTCCGCAGGTGAGCGCATCCTGGGCCTGAGCACGACACCCTTGGTGGAAGACAACGAAGGGGCGTTGCTCATCGTCTTCCAGGACCTGACTGAGTTTCGGCGCATGGAGGAGGGGCTGCGGCGCGCGGACAGGCTCGCGGCGCTGGGAACCATGTCTGCTCAGCTCGCTCACGAAATCCGGAACCCCCTGGCCGCGATGCGGGGGTCCGCCCAACTGCTGGGGCAGGATGGGGGCGCGGATGCGTCGAGGGTGAAGTTGACGGGAGTCCTGATGCGCGAAGCCGACCGCTTGTCGCGACTGGTCGAGGACTTCTTGCGGTTCGCGCGTCCGCCAACGCCTGTACGCCGCGCGGTGCGGCTGGACTTGCTCGTGACAGAGACGATGGAGATGCTCCGGAGCGACCCCATGGCACGGGACGTCCGACTGGAGGTCCACCAGGGCGACGGGCCGCTGAGTGCGCAGCTCGATGCGGACCAGCTTCAGCAGGTGCTGCTCAATCTGGCTCGAAACGCCCTCCAGGCAACCGGAGCCAGAGGCCATGTCCGCGTGGAGCTGGGACGTGAGGGTGGACAGGTGCGGTTGACGGTATGGAACGCGGGCCCCCCGATTCCTCGAGCGGACCTTCCACGGCTCTTCGAGCCCTTCTTCACGACACGTGAGGGGGGCACGGGGTTGGGACTGGCCTCCGCGCACTCCATCGTGCGAGGGCATGGGGGCGACATCGACGTCCACTCGGAGGAAGGCGAGGGGACGCAGTTCTCGGTGGTGCTGCCTCTCGTGGATGTGGTGGGTGAGCGCACGTTGGCGGAGGCACCTTCAAGCAGCACGGACCAGCACGATGTGTCGGTGGATACGAAGGCGCAGGCTCCGAAGCTCCCTCGTTCGTCGGTGCATTGA
- a CDS encoding ABC transporter ATP-binding protein has product MTVSSTIPIEVHGLAKTYRLGFWMNRKVRALQGLDLEVQPGQVYGLLGPNGAGKSTTIKILMNLVQSSEGSARLFGLPPTDENARRQVGFLPENPAPYEYLTGAELVTLAGQLAGMSGHELDQRVKEVIGMVEMERAAKLQIRRYSKGMIQRISLAQAIVNRPKLLILDEPTSGLDPVGRRQVRDLILAERQRGTTILFCTHIISDVEALCERVVVLVGGRRVREGSVRDLLSGQAPVVEMTVEGLSLARLREFGHELAYAQDFGDRVLLRTGDAAAQALLQQALQAGGRVTQIQPTRYSLEDLFLDALKEARHGTVGGEIS; this is encoded by the coding sequence ATCACCGTGAGCAGCACCATCCCGATCGAGGTCCATGGACTCGCCAAGACGTATCGGCTGGGATTCTGGATGAACCGCAAGGTTCGCGCGCTCCAGGGCTTGGACCTGGAGGTGCAGCCCGGGCAGGTCTATGGGCTGCTGGGGCCCAACGGGGCGGGGAAGTCCACCACCATCAAGATCCTCATGAACCTGGTGCAGTCCTCGGAGGGTAGCGCACGCCTGTTCGGGTTGCCGCCCACGGATGAGAACGCACGGCGGCAGGTGGGGTTCCTTCCCGAAAACCCCGCGCCTTACGAGTACCTCACTGGCGCGGAACTCGTGACATTGGCGGGGCAGTTGGCCGGGATGAGCGGCCATGAGCTGGACCAACGGGTGAAGGAAGTCATCGGCATGGTGGAGATGGAGCGCGCCGCGAAGCTCCAGATTCGCCGGTACTCGAAGGGCATGATTCAACGCATCAGTCTGGCGCAAGCCATCGTCAACCGGCCGAAGCTGCTCATCCTGGATGAGCCCACTTCAGGGTTGGATCCGGTGGGGCGGCGGCAGGTTCGGGACCTCATCCTCGCGGAGCGGCAGCGGGGGACGACGATTCTGTTCTGCACGCACATCATCTCGGACGTCGAGGCGTTGTGTGAACGGGTCGTCGTCCTCGTGGGCGGACGGCGCGTTCGAGAAGGAAGTGTCCGCGACTTGTTGTCGGGACAGGCGCCCGTGGTGGAGATGACGGTAGAGGGCCTGTCGCTGGCGCGATTGCGGGAGTTTGGTCACGAGCTGGCCTACGCGCAGGACTTTGGTGACCGCGTGCTGCTTCGCACGGGGGATGCGGCCGCGCAGGCGCTGTTGCAGCAGGCGCTTCAAGCGGGCGGACGGGTGACGCAGATTCAGCCGACCCGCTACTCGTTGGAGGACCTGTTTCTCGATGCGCTCAAGGAGGCTCGGCACGGTACGGTGGGAGGGGAGATTTCATGA